Proteins from one Chitinispirillales bacterium genomic window:
- a CDS encoding S8 family serine peptidase: MKILWIFVIFLCPFGFFSCTKYDEIGTKIDDDYYCKPPTEKRDTTPNEEYEEYDEYFKHQWHLNAQCFSINIIPAWEITKGAGVKVAILDDGIQKNHEDFENIKVYNILDQSDNCEPTAKTIYSHGTAVAGVLAARQNGIGTIGVAPECDLLFIGDNSECLYSSDDIVIKAFEYAKNWGAQVISCSWGSYNVSSSLSSEIRRLYDDGIVIVFACGNDKKNMDIYNINDESELPWVIGVSSSDENGELAASFSNYGSNIDIMAPGTSILSLDLMGAEGSNNGMEFVNQNYRFCRGTSFSAPIVAGVAALILADNPSLTPKEVYNIITQTAQKTGNVQYDANGFSLRHAYGLIDAAAAINANGGMIKKIIGQDKKSQKNNVTA; the protein is encoded by the coding sequence ATGAAAATATTGTGGATTTTTGTGATTTTCCTATGTCCTTTCGGCTTTTTCTCCTGCACAAAATACGATGAAATCGGTACAAAAATCGACGACGATTACTATTGTAAGCCGCCGACGGAGAAAAGAGATACTACGCCTAATGAAGAATATGAAGAATACGACGAATATTTTAAACACCAATGGCATTTGAACGCTCAATGTTTTTCGATAAACATAATTCCCGCTTGGGAAATAACGAAAGGCGCCGGCGTAAAAGTCGCGATATTGGATGATGGGATACAGAAAAATCACGAAGATTTTGAAAACATTAAGGTCTATAACATCCTTGACCAAAGCGATAATTGCGAGCCGACGGCAAAGACAATCTATTCGCATGGAACAGCCGTAGCAGGAGTTTTAGCCGCGCGTCAAAACGGAATAGGAACTATTGGGGTTGCACCAGAATGCGATTTACTTTTTATAGGCGATAATTCGGAATGTCTTTATTCATCGGACGATATTGTTATAAAGGCTTTCGAATACGCAAAAAATTGGGGAGCGCAAGTCATAAGTTGCAGTTGGGGAAGTTATAATGTCAGTTCATCGCTTTCTTCGGAGATAAGGCGGCTTTACGACGACGGTATCGTAATCGTTTTCGCTTGTGGAAACGATAAAAAAAATATGGATATCTACAACATAAACGACGAATCGGAACTTCCTTGGGTAATCGGCGTTTCATCAAGCGATGAAAACGGCGAGCTTGCGGCCTCTTTTTCAAATTACGGAAGCAATATAGATATTATGGCTCCGGGCACTTCAATATTATCGTTAGATTTAATGGGAGCGGAAGGCAGCAATAACGGCATGGAATTTGTAAATCAAAATTACAGATTCTGCCGCGGGACGTCTTTTTCCGCACCGATTGTCGCAGGAGTTGCGGCGCTTATATTGGCTGATAATCCGTCACTGACGCCGAAAGAAGTTTACAATATAATAACCCAAACCGCACAAAAAACCGGTAACGTACAATACGACGCAAACGGATTTTCGCTCCGCCACGCATACGGATTAATTGATGCCGCCGCCGCGATAAACGCTAACGGCGGTATGATTAAAAAAATAATAGGACAAGATAAGAAATCACAGAAAAACAACGTAACTGCCTGA
- the thrC gene encoding threonine synthase yields the protein MRYISTRGEMPAQDFLLTVLSGLAPDGGLTMPESYPRFSKQKLNEFSKLSYRDLAFEIISQFADDVPSEDLREIINRSYSEKIFCNGRNPEKSVEITPVIKLDDTLFIQELSNGPTLAFKDLAMQFLGNILEYVLSKKNEKINILAATSGDTGSAAEYAMKGKSAINVFMLSPAGKMSPFQRAQMYSIQEKNIHNIAVKSMFDGCQDLVKAVNKDENFKQKYKIGAVNSINWGRIAAQIVYYFKGYFAAADETGETVDFCVPCGNFGNICAGHIAKQMGLPIGRLIVATNENDVLDEFFSTGKYAPRNESQTIATSSPSMDISKASNLERFVFDSLDRSPKKLKELWKKIDDGGSFVLEPESLEEIRKKYGFVSGKSTHADRISAISEVYSKFGICIDTHTADSFTVAQKMRNASIKTIVLETASAVKFEESFFEATSVKLLRPNQFENIENLPQRLQTIEPNLQILKNYIEKNALN from the coding sequence ATGCGTTACATTTCAACGCGCGGAGAAATGCCCGCACAAGACTTTTTGTTGACTGTTTTGAGCGGGCTTGCCCCCGACGGGGGACTTACGATGCCCGAAAGTTATCCGCGTTTTTCAAAACAAAAACTTAATGAATTTTCTAAACTTAGTTATCGCGACTTGGCTTTTGAAATAATTTCTCAGTTCGCCGACGATGTCCCAAGTGAAGATTTACGGGAAATTATTAATCGTTCTTACAGTGAAAAAATCTTTTGCAACGGCAGAAATCCGGAAAAATCCGTCGAAATCACGCCTGTCATAAAACTTGACGATACGCTTTTTATTCAGGAATTGTCAAACGGTCCCACTTTGGCTTTTAAGGACTTGGCAATGCAGTTTTTGGGGAATATTCTTGAATACGTTTTAAGTAAAAAAAACGAAAAAATAAACATTCTCGCCGCAACTTCCGGCGATACGGGAAGCGCTGCCGAATACGCGATGAAAGGTAAAAGCGCCATAAACGTTTTTATGCTTTCGCCGGCGGGGAAAATGAGTCCGTTTCAGCGAGCGCAAATGTATTCTATTCAAGAAAAAAATATCCACAACATTGCAGTAAAGTCGATGTTTGACGGTTGTCAGGATTTGGTTAAAGCGGTAAATAAAGACGAAAATTTCAAACAAAAATATAAAATCGGCGCCGTAAATTCTATAAATTGGGGACGAATCGCCGCACAAATCGTCTATTATTTCAAAGGGTATTTTGCAGCGGCGGATGAAACAGGAGAAACCGTAGATTTTTGCGTTCCGTGTGGAAATTTCGGTAACATTTGCGCCGGACACATTGCCAAACAAATGGGTCTGCCAATCGGACGACTGATTGTTGCAACAAACGAAAACGACGTTTTGGACGAGTTTTTCTCGACGGGAAAATATGCGCCGAGAAACGAATCGCAGACAATCGCCACCTCTTCGCCGTCGATGGACATAAGTAAAGCGTCGAATTTGGAAAGATTTGTATTTGATTCGCTTGATCGTTCACCCAAAAAACTTAAAGAATTGTGGAAAAAAATAGACGACGGCGGCAGTTTTGTTTTAGAGCCGGAATCACTCGAAGAAATTCGTAAGAAATACGGCTTTGTTTCCGGCAAAAGTACGCATGCCGATAGAATTTCAGCTATATCCGAGGTCTATTCGAAATTCGGAATCTGCATTGACACTCATACCGCCGACAGTTTTACAGTAGCGCAAAAAATGCGAAACGCTTCGATCAAAACTATTGTTTTGGAAACAGCGTCTGCAGTAAAATTTGAGGAAAGTTTTTTTGAAGCTACGTCGGTTAAACTTTTGCGTCCCAATCAATTTGAAAATATTGAAAATTTGCCGCAAAGATTGCAAACAATTGAACCGAATTTGCAAATTCTTAAAAATTATATAGAAAAAAACGCCTTAAACTAA